A window of the Butyricimonas faecalis genome harbors these coding sequences:
- a CDS encoding ABC transporter ATP-binding protein, producing MEEPIVRVEHLSHRYSVQWAIRDINFEINQKGILGLLGSNGAGKSTTMNIICGVLNQTEGTVYINGIDTRKNPVEAKKYIGFLPQKPPLYTDHNVDEYLTYCAHLRLMDDREVKAAVKLAKERCGIAHFSKRLVKNLSGGYQQRLGIAQAIVHNPKLVVLDEPTNGLDPNQILEIRELIREIAQDHAVLLSTHILSEVEAICHTIKMIEHGNLIFSGSIDEFHNSVKSNNCIVRLENAPTEEELKNIPGVVKVKKLDEHTFRLQFEREGEEEAKRVAEICVNRGWRLSEIQMEKVSMDEIFAQLSGKRVVDKF from the coding sequence ATGGAAGAACCAATTGTAAGAGTGGAACATTTATCCCATCGTTATAGCGTGCAGTGGGCGATCAGGGATATAAATTTTGAGATAAATCAAAAGGGAATTCTAGGGCTTTTAGGTTCTAATGGAGCAGGTAAATCGACCACGATGAATATTATTTGTGGCGTTTTGAACCAAACGGAAGGAACTGTTTACATTAACGGAATAGATACCCGTAAAAATCCTGTAGAAGCCAAGAAATATATCGGTTTTTTACCGCAGAAGCCGCCTTTGTACACGGATCATAACGTGGATGAATACCTGACCTATTGTGCCCATCTTCGGTTGATGGATGATAGAGAGGTAAAGGCTGCCGTGAAGTTGGCAAAAGAACGTTGTGGGATTGCTCATTTCAGCAAACGTCTGGTAAAAAATCTTTCGGGAGGTTATCAGCAACGTTTAGGTATAGCGCAGGCAATTGTGCATAATCCGAAGCTTGTGGTATTGGATGAGCCCACGAATGGATTGGATCCCAATCAGATATTGGAGATTCGGGAATTGATTCGAGAGATTGCACAAGATCATGCGGTACTGCTTTCCACGCACATCTTATCCGAGGTGGAGGCTATCTGTCATACGATTAAGATGATTGAACACGGGAATCTGATATTCTCCGGTTCAATAGATGAATTCCATAATAGCGTTAAATCCAACAATTGCATTGTTAGATTGGAAAATGCCCCGACAGAAGAGGAGTTGAAGAATATTCCGGGTGTTGTCAAAGTGAAAAAACTGGATGAACATACTTTCCGGTTACAATTCGAACGGGAAGGAGAGGAAGAAGCGAAACGTGTGGCAGAAATTTGTGTGAACCGGGGATGGAGGTTAAGTGAAATTCAGATGGAAAAAGTGTCTATGGATGAGATCTTTGCCCAGCTATCGGGAAAGCGAGTGGTCGATAAATTTTAA
- a CDS encoding PKD-like family lipoprotein, protein MKTINYILGCLMIITLLNACIDDKGNYDYSELKTVKITNVYSNWSVPLGEEYVIKPEIDYGDADSSEFAYTWVSEIQGEWSDTISHDKELHYAFKELGRYMTTFVVEHVPTGALTSTQIDLNTTSRYSTGWLILSEQNNKSVLSYIRVEQSGESNVTYNLFENIYTTLRGDDLGTGPIRMGRHFSSSSDQILVLQESGAVEINGQDFSKAITTREEFVGGAYPSGFVPKQAEYGARLEVILGTDGNVYTRVNPNGSFQICQYNTRPAFSNARIANMYYCAYLGYIYMYDELNHRMLALTDEPQAYTGMVIYPSMHPDSTHVNSFTPVDNMGNGTEVVFIDSYSVAGATGRDFIQIIKKGSDYYFQTYKAYSRSGSSNLYVFDEKEELFIGNNYVDNNSKYCIDGNSYFYFTAGNVLYCWNRLNSVEPYYTFPNGSVIVDIERYANGENREEIAVGLDNGEFYVLDVSYEAISGQKDKLLFKAEGLGRIVDLQYKYGNSSNFNKESRL, encoded by the coding sequence ATGAAAACGATAAACTATATTTTGGGGTGTTTAATGATAATAACATTATTAAATGCCTGCATAGATGATAAAGGAAATTATGATTACTCGGAATTAAAAACGGTAAAAATTACTAATGTGTATAGTAATTGGTCTGTACCATTGGGAGAAGAGTACGTGATAAAACCGGAAATCGATTATGGGGATGCTGATTCATCGGAATTTGCTTACACTTGGGTAAGTGAAATTCAAGGGGAATGGAGTGATACCATATCACATGATAAGGAGCTGCATTATGCGTTTAAAGAGCTTGGTCGATATATGACAACTTTTGTGGTAGAACATGTGCCAACAGGCGCTTTAACTTCAACGCAGATAGACCTTAATACAACATCGCGTTATTCAACCGGATGGTTGATTTTGTCAGAACAGAATAATAAATCTGTTTTGAGTTATATTCGAGTTGAACAGTCTGGTGAGAGTAATGTAACTTATAATCTTTTTGAGAATATCTACACGACACTTCGAGGAGATGATTTAGGTACAGGGCCTATTCGAATGGGAAGACATTTTTCAAGTTCGAGTGACCAAATTTTAGTTCTGCAGGAAAGTGGAGCGGTAGAAATAAATGGGCAAGATTTTTCAAAAGCCATCACCACTCGAGAGGAATTTGTAGGTGGGGCATATCCTAGTGGTTTCGTACCAAAGCAAGCAGAATATGGTGCTAGATTGGAAGTGATTTTGGGAACGGATGGAAATGTGTATACAAGAGTAAATCCGAATGGAAGTTTTCAAATATGCCAGTATAATACACGTCCGGCATTTAGTAATGCTCGAATTGCTAACATGTATTATTGTGCTTATTTAGGATATATTTATATGTATGATGAGTTAAATCATAGGATGCTTGCTTTGACAGATGAACCTCAGGCTTATACGGGAATGGTAATCTATCCATCAATGCATCCTGATAGTACACATGTGAATAGTTTTACACCTGTAGATAATATGGGAAATGGAACAGAGGTGGTATTTATCGATTCTTATAGCGTAGCGGGAGCAACGGGACGTGATTTTATACAAATTATAAAGAAAGGGTCGGATTATTACTTCCAAACTTATAAAGCTTATTCACGTAGTGGATCATCAAATTTGTATGTTTTTGATGAAAAAGAAGAGTTATTTATTGGGAATAATTATGTAGATAATAATTCGAAATATTGTATAGACGGGAATTCGTATTTCTATTTTACAGCAGGGAATGTCCTTTATTGTTGGAATCGTCTTAATAGTGTTGAACCTTACTATACTTTTCCGAATGGAAGTGTAATTGTTGATATAGAACGTTATGCAAATGGAGAAAATCGAGAGGAAATAGCTGTCGGTTTGGATAATGGAGAATTCTATGTTTTAGATGTATCTTATGAAGCAATTAGTGGACAAAAAGATAAATTGTTATTTAAAGCAGAAGGATTAGGACGTATCGTGGATTTGCAATACAAGTACGGAAATTCATCGAATTTTAATAAAGAATCAAGGTTGTAG
- a CDS encoding DUF4843 domain-containing protein translates to MKNRIFIILVCVFVWMGCDEREIPEYNTGKYYIEFENETIDSTIFTFIYYPNNEYYDLPIPVKIAGEAADKDLTYKVSVDGELSTVESKHYALPETMVFRKGLYHDTCYVRLNKTADLSNGAVRLVLFLEATSDMAVGKLENSVAIIQISNTIARPAWWDSNVEQYYLGTYSQKKFVLFLRVTGADLTDASDSEKRAYALDFKQYLIDHRGDPETIDEDGQPMTVPVLGLE, encoded by the coding sequence ATGAAGAATAGAATATTTATCATATTGGTCTGTGTGTTTGTGTGGATGGGGTGTGATGAACGAGAGATTCCTGAATATAATACAGGGAAATATTATATAGAATTTGAAAATGAGACTATTGATTCAACCATTTTCACGTTTATTTACTATCCCAATAATGAGTATTATGATTTACCGATTCCTGTAAAAATTGCAGGAGAAGCTGCCGATAAGGATTTAACATATAAGGTGTCTGTAGATGGAGAACTTTCCACTGTCGAGAGTAAGCATTATGCTTTACCGGAAACAATGGTATTTCGTAAAGGGTTGTATCATGATACTTGTTATGTGCGTTTGAATAAAACGGCAGATTTGTCTAATGGTGCAGTAAGATTGGTTCTTTTCTTGGAAGCAACATCGGATATGGCGGTCGGAAAGTTGGAAAATTCAGTAGCTATTATTCAAATTTCTAACACGATTGCTAGACCTGCATGGTGGGATTCGAATGTGGAACAATATTACTTAGGTACTTATTCGCAAAAGAAATTTGTTTTGTTCCTTCGTGTAACAGGAGCGGATTTAACGGATGCGAGCGATAGTGAAAAACGTGCTTACGCTTTGGATTTTAAACAATATTTGATCGATCATCGCGGAGATCCGGAAACCATAGATGAAGATGGTCAGCCAATGACCGTACCTGTGTTAGGTTTGGAGTAA
- a CDS encoding RagB/SusD family nutrient uptake outer membrane protein, producing MKTYKNILLSILLLLSFSSCSDWFEVQPENEIAKEDLFATYDGYRTALNGIYRNLSDASLYGNNLSFGFISLLGQNYEVPAYILPYDVSGNIMNYEYDNADLKSITQAIWEKAFNTVANCNVLIQNAESRGNDFFDEGENEKNVIIGEAKGLRAFIHFDMLRLFAPAPVTGDDAAYLPYVSSYLTSHPVHLPTSVVLDSIINDLQQAQKLLADNDTLKNVKMMQNANYRFEGNSNGGGFFAYRGTRMNYVAVTALLARVYQYKGDKATAYEYACEAYRFYNEKRWYSFTSESNLSNTNIEYRRCKLYEDILLAFYNTNIYDIYENWLQTHFYWKTNHLPIKNRDDLFAEDASDFRYRYMLHSSNGYSLKWLPVTDANALWYISDQYPLLPVIRMSEVFYIMCEYLADNNLTEAISLLNTLRKARGASQLGVSLTKDEFLTSLYNDATREFIAEGQTFYLYKRLNKDMYNGEYPINMSGKYVIPLPDSETITQ from the coding sequence ATGAAAACATATAAAAATATATTATTGTCAATCTTGCTGCTTCTATCTTTTTCCTCTTGTTCTGATTGGTTTGAAGTGCAACCGGAAAACGAAATTGCCAAAGAGGATCTTTTTGCGACTTATGATGGTTACAGGACAGCATTGAATGGTATTTATCGAAATTTGTCAGATGCTTCATTGTACGGGAATAATCTGTCGTTTGGTTTTATTAGTTTGTTGGGACAGAATTATGAAGTTCCTGCATATATTCTTCCGTATGATGTTTCTGGAAATATAATGAATTATGAGTATGATAATGCTGATTTGAAGAGTATTACTCAAGCTATTTGGGAAAAAGCTTTTAATACTGTTGCAAATTGTAACGTGCTTATTCAAAATGCAGAGTCACGAGGAAATGATTTTTTTGATGAAGGAGAGAATGAAAAAAATGTTATTATTGGTGAGGCTAAAGGGTTGAGGGCATTTATTCATTTTGATATGTTGAGATTGTTTGCTCCTGCACCTGTTACTGGGGATGATGCAGCTTATCTTCCGTATGTATCGTCATATTTAACTTCTCATCCCGTGCATTTGCCAACTTCTGTTGTTTTGGATAGTATTATTAATGATTTGCAACAAGCCCAAAAGTTATTGGCGGATAATGATACATTGAAAAATGTAAAGATGATGCAGAACGCAAATTATCGTTTTGAAGGAAATTCTAATGGAGGAGGTTTTTTTGCTTACCGTGGAACTCGTATGAATTATGTGGCAGTGACTGCTTTGTTGGCTAGAGTTTATCAGTATAAAGGAGATAAAGCTACTGCTTATGAATATGCATGCGAAGCCTATCGTTTCTATAATGAAAAACGATGGTATAGTTTTACATCAGAGAGTAATTTAAGCAATACAAATATAGAATATCGTAGATGTAAATTATATGAAGATATTTTGTTAGCTTTTTACAATACCAATATATATGACATTTATGAAAATTGGCTACAAACACATTTTTATTGGAAAACTAATCATTTACCGATAAAGAACAGAGATGATTTGTTTGCCGAAGACGCTTCGGATTTCAGGTATCGTTATATGTTACATTCTTCCAATGGTTATTCATTGAAATGGCTCCCTGTGACTGATGCCAATGCATTATGGTATATATCAGATCAATATCCTTTATTACCAGTTATAAGAATGAGTGAAGTGTTTTATATCATGTGTGAATATTTGGCGGATAATAATCTAACAGAAGCAATTTCTTTATTGAACACGTTGAGAAAAGCTAGAGGAGCTTCACAATTGGGTGTTTCATTGACAAAAGATGAGTTTTTAACATCTTTATATAATGATGCTACACGAGAATTTATAGCAGAAGGGCAGACGTTTTATTTGTATAAACGTTTGAATAAGGACATGTACAATGGAGAGTATCCGATAAACATGAGTGGAAAATATGTAATTCCACTTCCGGATAGTGAAACTATTACACAATAA
- a CDS encoding SusC/RagA family TonB-linked outer membrane protein, producing MKKNKYSLSLSLKFLCRVVLMTLLGTSFLCFSVKGDPVEPQRVTLNVKEVSLSVLFQEIKKQTSFKFFYNDTQEKDMGKITVNVKNETVEAVLEQVFRGKGYTYKISGEQIIVVKREEKKKSVEEVVIEGTVVEKDDTPIIGATVVLQGTTTGVATDVNGKFRLVVPISNEIYIEISFLGMKKQVHKVLGLPKPKPLRIVMQPEAVGMDEVVVTGYANIRKESFTGAATTVTKDEILKISPRNVIDVLQVFDPSLRVVKNNEMGADPNTLPEFYIRGRTGMDGVTQLDKLEAQQGGDMSKFSLTTNPNLPVFILDGYEVDVQKIYDMDPNRIASITILKDAAATAMYGSRASNGVIVIETVTPELGKLQVSYTFNASLTAPDLSDYNLMNAEEKLQAELLSGLYDLSKANDMTAYVTKKNYITKGVDTDWMSQPLQNQFNHSHSLYISGGTEGFRFGADLSYNHEGGVMKESYRNRMSVGVYVDYRVGKLQIRNHVSYDLARSSDSPYGSFSDYTKQQPYYPIYDDNGKILKTLAIGISNPLYEATLGNFSRGESSNLTNNLSFYWFISDHLQLQSQLSISKQDTENKKFTDPLSTTYGSSDNPFTRGSLNVESTDNFNWNLNAFLAYNNSIGKNYLNLSFGVNAQETQSSNLSAAYRGFPSAALHTVGHAKEIVTKPSGADNKTRLMGVFLSGNYSWDNIFLGDMSIRFDGSSEFGSDSRWGSFWSLGAGINVHNFQFMQALPWINQFKIRGTYGATGKVNYPPYAARDMYNILFDDWYSTGIGATLQGVGNENLVWEKTNTTNIGFDLSFFKSKYNLTFSWYNRQTVDMITDVTIPSSAGFTSYKDNMGETRNRGYEISLNATLVNHKDFGLNMFANFAHNEGKLMKISESLKKYNERVDAYLTPTYSWYKPTAEQSLPFLKYEEGGSLTAIYGMKSLGINPADGNELFLDRSGNVVGEWMASQQQIIGNTEPKGQGSFGINIRWKRLTLYTSFMYEFGGQAYNSTLLSKVECVDLSSSNADKRVLTQRWQKPGDVTPLKNIADRNRTTQSTSRFVQDNNEFSINSLSLSYDFNPEWVKRIGFDVVRIQASTNDLATFSSIKQERGLDYPFARTFNFGLSVSF from the coding sequence ATGAAAAAAAACAAGTATTCGTTGTCTTTGTCATTAAAATTTCTCTGTAGAGTTGTTTTAATGACACTTTTAGGGACAAGTTTCTTATGCTTTTCAGTAAAAGGGGATCCGGTGGAACCCCAGCGGGTGACCTTGAACGTGAAGGAGGTTTCTCTTTCTGTATTGTTTCAGGAGATAAAGAAACAGACTTCTTTCAAATTCTTCTACAATGATACGCAGGAGAAAGACATGGGAAAGATCACGGTTAACGTGAAGAACGAGACGGTGGAGGCGGTGTTGGAACAAGTGTTCCGAGGTAAGGGGTATACCTATAAGATCTCGGGAGAGCAAATTATTGTGGTTAAGCGAGAGGAGAAGAAAAAGTCTGTAGAGGAGGTTGTTATTGAAGGAACAGTTGTGGAAAAAGATGATACACCTATCATCGGTGCCACGGTTGTTTTACAAGGTACTACTACCGGTGTTGCCACAGATGTGAATGGTAAGTTTAGATTAGTGGTGCCGATAAGTAATGAAATTTACATTGAAATCTCTTTTCTTGGGATGAAAAAACAAGTGCATAAAGTGTTGGGATTACCGAAGCCTAAACCGTTACGTATTGTGATGCAACCGGAGGCTGTAGGTATGGACGAGGTTGTTGTGACAGGTTACGCAAACATTCGGAAAGAGAGTTTTACCGGTGCTGCCACAACTGTGACAAAGGATGAAATTCTAAAAATTTCACCAAGAAACGTTATTGATGTTTTGCAGGTTTTCGATCCCTCTTTGCGTGTAGTAAAAAATAACGAAATGGGAGCAGACCCGAATACATTACCGGAATTCTACATTCGGGGACGTACCGGAATGGACGGTGTGACCCAATTGGATAAGTTGGAAGCGCAACAGGGAGGAGATATGTCTAAATTTTCTTTAACAACGAATCCGAATTTACCTGTTTTTATTTTGGATGGTTATGAAGTGGATGTCCAGAAAATTTATGATATGGATCCGAATAGAATTGCAAGCATTACTATTTTGAAAGATGCTGCGGCAACGGCTATGTATGGATCGCGCGCATCCAATGGTGTGATTGTTATTGAAACGGTAACACCGGAATTGGGTAAATTGCAGGTGTCTTATACATTTAATGCATCGTTGACAGCTCCTGATCTTTCTGATTATAATTTAATGAATGCAGAGGAAAAATTGCAGGCCGAATTATTGTCTGGATTGTATGACCTTTCAAAAGCAAACGATATGACGGCTTATGTTACTAAAAAGAATTATATAACGAAAGGTGTTGATACGGATTGGATGTCGCAACCATTACAGAATCAATTTAACCATTCTCATAGTTTGTATATATCCGGAGGTACCGAAGGATTTCGTTTTGGAGCGGATTTAAGTTATAACCATGAAGGTGGAGTGATGAAAGAATCTTATCGTAATCGAATGAGTGTTGGTGTATATGTCGATTATCGTGTAGGAAAGTTGCAAATACGTAATCATGTATCATATGATTTGGCAAGATCATCTGATTCTCCTTATGGCTCGTTTAGCGATTATACAAAGCAGCAGCCTTATTATCCAATCTATGATGATAATGGAAAAATCCTTAAAACTCTGGCAATTGGTATTTCAAATCCTCTTTATGAAGCTACTTTAGGTAATTTCAGTCGGGGAGAAAGTTCGAATTTAACGAATAACTTAAGTTTTTATTGGTTTATTAGTGATCATTTGCAGTTGCAAAGTCAACTCTCTATATCTAAGCAAGATACAGAAAATAAAAAATTTACAGATCCATTGTCTACGACTTACGGTTCTTCTGACAATCCTTTTACTCGGGGAAGTTTAAATGTTGAGAGTACAGATAATTTCAATTGGAACTTGAATGCTTTTTTGGCATACAATAATTCTATTGGAAAGAATTATTTGAATCTTTCTTTTGGTGTAAATGCACAAGAAACGCAATCCAGTAATTTGTCTGCAGCATATAGAGGATTCCCTTCTGCTGCTTTGCATACGGTAGGTCATGCTAAAGAAATTGTAACGAAACCTTCCGGTGCTGATAACAAAACCCGGTTGATGGGAGTTTTCTTAAGTGGGAACTACTCTTGGGATAACATCTTTTTAGGAGATATGTCTATTCGTTTTGATGGTTCGTCAGAATTTGGTTCTGATTCCAGATGGGGTTCTTTTTGGTCTTTGGGTGCAGGAATTAACGTACATAATTTCCAATTTATGCAAGCGCTTCCTTGGATCAATCAATTTAAAATTCGTGGAACTTATGGTGCAACGGGTAAGGTGAACTATCCTCCTTATGCAGCTAGAGATATGTATAATATCTTATTTGATGATTGGTATTCCACGGGTATTGGGGCCACATTGCAGGGTGTCGGAAATGAGAATTTGGTGTGGGAGAAAACCAATACGACGAATATTGGTTTTGATCTCAGCTTTTTCAAAAGCAAGTATAACCTTACTTTTTCATGGTACAATCGCCAAACGGTGGATATGATTACGGATGTAACCATTCCTTCTTCTGCCGGTTTTACTTCCTATAAAGATAATATGGGAGAAACTCGTAATCGAGGATATGAAATTAGTTTGAATGCAACACTTGTGAATCACAAAGATTTCGGATTAAATATGTTTGCCAATTTTGCTCATAATGAGGGAAAATTGATGAAAATATCAGAATCTTTGAAAAAATATAATGAACGAGTTGATGCTTATCTAACACCAACGTATTCATGGTACAAACCGACAGCGGAACAATCTTTACCATTTTTGAAATATGAAGAGGGGGGATCTTTGACGGCTATTTATGGCATGAAGTCTTTGGGTATAAACCCTGCCGATGGGAATGAATTATTTTTAGATCGTTCGGGAAATGTAGTTGGAGAATGGATGGCTTCACAGCAACAAATTATAGGAAATACAGAACCTAAAGGTCAAGGTTCATTCGGTATTAATATCCGGTGGAAAAGATTGACGTTGTATACTAGTTTTATGTATGAGTTTGGAGGACAAGCGTATAACTCTACATTATTGAGTAAAGTAGAGTGTGTCGATTTATCTTCTAGTAATGCGGACAAGCGTGTGTTAACTCAACGTTGGCAGAAACCTGGAGATGTTACACCTTTAAAAAATATTGCGGATAGAAATAGAACAACTCAATCCACATCTCGTTTTGTACAGGATAATAATGAATTTTCTATTAATTCTCTTTCTTTATCTTATGATTTTAATCCGGAATGGGTTAAACGTATAGGGTTTGATGTAGTTCGAATTCAGGCTAGTACCAATGATTTGGCAACATTCTCGTCCATTAAACAAGAAAGAGGTTTAGATTATCCGTTTGCTAGAACGTTTAATTTTGGCTTAAGTGTTAGTTTCTAA
- a CDS encoding FecR family protein produces the protein MDDRTVNIEELLLRILEKKASKEEIRYFSAWIRVEENRIFFEKFKKLWNLSTGCHVNKEMLEAGVKDYRLFMENSLKPRRNIGLFKKIASVAAVLLIVLSSVLWMQKDAMVDSLNQKQEERPVSGVILKLANNKEINVLSDSLYLSGEVGEVVTINKTDLRGIAYDVRDSVVVEEGELNYNQIIVPAGERFSVRLSDGTKVWINSESSLRYPAYFGKTIREVEARGNVYFEVAKDSTRPFVVVSRELRTEVLGTRFEVNTYGDRDEVSATLVEGCVRVNVGSRFVVMKPNQQFVFNTKNGKIDVAEVDASRKVMWKDGILVIDNESFRDVVWKLERWYGVSIVNETGLVFTQSFSGEFDREDIRTAIETMCVNLNITYTMDKDRIILKR, from the coding sequence ATGGACGATAGAACCGTAAATATAGAAGAATTATTACTCCGTATTCTAGAGAAAAAAGCGAGTAAGGAAGAAATTCGATATTTTTCTGCGTGGATTCGGGTGGAGGAGAATCGGATATTTTTTGAAAAATTCAAAAAGTTATGGAATCTTTCAACAGGATGTCATGTGAATAAAGAAATGTTGGAAGCAGGAGTAAAGGATTACCGTTTATTTATGGAAAATTCTTTGAAACCTCGACGAAATATTGGATTATTCAAGAAAATTGCTTCTGTCGCTGCCGTGTTGTTGATAGTATTATCGTCTGTTTTATGGATGCAGAAAGATGCTATGGTTGATTCTTTAAATCAAAAACAGGAAGAACGTCCGGTGTCAGGTGTGATTCTAAAACTTGCGAATAATAAAGAAATCAATGTACTTTCAGATTCATTATATTTGTCGGGAGAGGTCGGAGAGGTTGTAACGATTAATAAAACAGATCTGCGGGGAATCGCTTATGACGTTCGAGATTCGGTAGTTGTCGAAGAAGGTGAGTTGAATTACAACCAGATTATTGTTCCCGCGGGAGAACGTTTTTCTGTACGGTTGTCGGATGGTACTAAAGTATGGATTAATTCAGAAAGTTCTTTACGTTATCCGGCGTATTTCGGTAAAACTATACGAGAAGTTGAAGCTAGAGGGAATGTATATTTTGAGGTTGCTAAGGATTCGACTCGGCCCTTTGTTGTCGTTTCCAGAGAATTGAGGACAGAAGTTTTGGGAACTCGTTTTGAAGTGAATACTTACGGAGACCGGGATGAGGTGAGTGCCACGCTGGTGGAAGGATGTGTGCGTGTGAATGTGGGAAGTCGTTTTGTTGTTATGAAACCTAATCAACAGTTTGTATTTAACACGAAGAACGGGAAAATAGATGTAGCAGAAGTGGATGCATCTCGAAAAGTAATGTGGAAAGATGGCATTCTGGTGATTGATAACGAATCATTTCGAGATGTCGTTTGGAAATTGGAACGGTGGTATGGTGTGTCTATCGTGAATGAAACGGGTCTTGTATTTACTCAATCTTTTAGTGGTGAGTTTGATAGAGAGGATATTCGGACTGCAATAGAGACGATGTGTGTGAATTTGAATATTACTTATACGATGGATAAAGATCGAATTATTTTGAAAAGGTAA
- a CDS encoding RNA polymerase sigma-70 factor — protein sequence MVLDYSEDRELLTLLRRGEISAFVDIYTTYYDALLNYADRLLNDVETARDVVQQVFYKIWENRDALSISLSVKAYLFKSVYHGCLNTLAHQKNIQKYEQEQLSDFYFSTVIQSPEAEEVLWKSDIEEAIREAMAVLPEKCREVFVLSKIEGLKNREIAEKLGISEKTVERHMSIALSKLREELNWLLQFILFFSVSHWG from the coding sequence ATGGTCTTGGATTATTCAGAAGATAGGGAATTGTTAACGTTATTGAGGCGTGGTGAGATCTCTGCATTTGTAGATATATACACCACGTATTATGATGCGTTGCTGAATTATGCCGATCGTTTGCTGAATGATGTGGAGACGGCCCGAGATGTTGTACAACAGGTGTTCTATAAAATATGGGAAAATCGGGATGCGTTGAGTATTTCTCTTTCTGTTAAAGCTTATCTTTTTAAATCGGTTTATCACGGTTGTTTAAACACGCTTGCTCATCAAAAGAATATTCAGAAGTATGAACAGGAACAATTGTCTGATTTTTATTTTTCCACGGTAATTCAGTCCCCGGAAGCAGAAGAGGTTTTGTGGAAGTCGGATATAGAAGAGGCTATTCGGGAAGCCATGGCTGTTTTACCGGAAAAGTGTCGAGAAGTTTTTGTTTTAAGCAAAATTGAAGGATTAAAAAATCGGGAGATTGCTGAAAAATTGGGTATTTCTGAAAAAACGGTAGAACGGCATATGTCGATCGCTTTGAGTAAGTTAAGGGAGGAGTTGAATTGGCTTCTACAATTTATTTTATTTTTTTCGGTTTCTCATTGGGGGTAA